Proteins encoded by one window of Sphaerodactylus townsendi isolate TG3544 linkage group LG04, MPM_Stown_v2.3, whole genome shotgun sequence:
- the LOC125432141 gene encoding cytochrome P450 2W1-like, producing the protein MTLLGDPFLHLFNFFPFLGFLLRPHKTILRRVEETCVILRKHIQASKQTINANYLRSYTDALLFRQQEETKKAMSMFHDANVLASVLDLVMAGTETTATTLQWAILLMMKYPEIQCKVQEEIKTVLEPGRLPTFDDKKRLPFSNAVIHEVQRFVNLLPQVPRCTAVDTHFRGYFIPKGTTVIPSLSSVLLDDTQWETPDQFNPDHFLDADGNFVMKEAFLAFSTGRRNCLGESLAKMELFLFFVGLFQKFSFRPPPGSTESSLDIGPVPGFTLRPRPQMTCAVPCD; encoded by the exons ATGACCCTGCTGGGTGATCCGTTCTTACAC TTATTCAATTTCTTCCCGTTCCTCGGGTTCCTTCTCAGACCCCACAAGACCATTTTGAGGAGAGTCGAAGAGACCTGTGTCATCCTGAGGAAACATATCCAAGCTAGCAAACAAACGATCAATGCAAACTACTTACGGAGCTACACCGATGCTTTGCTCTTCAGGCAGCAGGAG gaaacaaagaaagccaTGAGCATGTTCCACGACGCAAACGTCCTGGCATCGGTGCTCGACCTCGTCATGGCCGGGACCGAGACGACAGCCACAACACTGCAGTGGGCTATTTTGCTGATGATGAAGTACCCCGAAATTCAGT GTAAAGTCCAGGAAGAAATCAAGACCGTCCTGGAACCCGGGCGCCTGCCGACCTTTGACGACAAGAAGCGCCTGCCCTTTTCCAATGCAGTGATCCACGAGGTGCAACGCTTCGTCAACCTCCTGCCACAGGTGCCGCGCTGCACTGCCGTGGACACGCACTTCCGTGGCTATTTCATCCCCAAG GGAACCACGGTGATCCCTTCGCTCAGCTCTGTGCTTTTGGACGACACTCAGTGGGAGACCCCTGACCAGTTCAACCCCGACCATTTCTTGGACGCAGACGGCAACTTCGTGATGAAAGAGGCTTTTCTAGCTTTCTCCACAG GCCGCCGAAACTGCCTGGGCGAAAGTTTGGCCAAGATggagctcttcctcttcttcgtgGGCTTGTTCCAGAAGTTTTCCTTTCGGCCCCCGCCGGGATCCACAGAGTCCAGCTTGGACATTGGCCCCGTGCCGGGGTTCACCCTGCGCCCCCGGCCGCAGATGACCTGTGCCGTGCCCTGTGACTAA